The DNA region taaccctaaccctaaccctaaccctaaccctaaccctaaccctaaccctaaccctcaccctaaccctaaccctaaccctaaccctaaccctcaccctaaccctcaccctaaccctgaccctaaccctcaccctaaccctaaccctaaccctcaccctaaccctaaccctaaccctaaccctaaccctaaccctaaccctcaccctcaccctaaccctcaccctaaccctaaccctaaccctaaccctcaccctaaccctcaccctaaccctcaccctaaccctaaccctaaccctaaccctcaccctaaccctaaccctaaccctaaccctaaccctaaccctaaccctcaccctcaccctaaccctaaccctaaccagtacaccagtacaccagtacaccagtacaccagtacaccagtacaccagtacaccagtacaccagtacaccagtacaccagtacaccagtacaccagtacaccagtacaccagtacaccagtacaccagtacaccagtacaccagtacaccagtacaccagtacaccagtacaccagtacaccagtacaccagtacaccagtacaccagtacaccagtacaccagtacaccagtacaccagtacaccagtacaccagtacaccgtcacgcccccgtactgttggagagggagtcgctgtgcaaggaatcagtggagaaaaaaaccctaaccctaaccctaaccctaaccctaaccctaactctaaccctaaccctaaccctaaccctaaccagtacaccagtacaccagtacacctgtacaccagtacaccctaaccctaaccctaaccctaacgctaaccctaaccctaaccctcaccctaaccctaaccctcaccctaaccctaacgctaaccctaaccctaaccctaaccagtacaccagtacaccagtacaccagtacaccagtacaccagtacaccagtacaccagtacaccagtacaccagtacaccagtacaccagtacaccagtacaccagtacaccagtacaccagtacaccaggacaccctaaccctaaccctaaccctcaccctaaccctaaccctcaccctaaccctgaccctaaccctaaccctaaccctaaccctaaccagtgcaccagtacaccagtacaccagtacaccagtacaccactacaccagtacaccagtacaccagtacaccagtacgCCAGGACACCAGTAGACCAGTAgaccagtacaccagtacaccagtacaccagtacaccctaaccctaaccctcaccctaaccctaaccagtacaccagtacaccagtacaccagtacaccagtacaccagtacaccagtacaccagtacaccagtacaccagtacaccctaaccctaaccctcaccctaaccctaaccctaaccctaaccctcaccctaaccctaaccctaaccctaaccctcaccctaaccctaaccagtacaccagtacaccagtacaccagtacaccagtacaccagtacaccagtacaccagtacaccagtacaccagtacaccagtacaccagtacaccagtacaccgtcacgcccccgtcctgttggagagggtgtcgctgtgcaaggaatcagtggagaaaaaaaccctaaccctaaccctaaccctaaccctaaccctaaccctaaccctaaccctaaccctaaccctaaccctaaccctaaccctaaccctaaccagtacaccagtacaccagtacaccagtacaccagtacaccagtacaccagtacaccagtacaccagtacaccagtacaccagtacaccagtacaccagtacaccagtacaccagtacaccagtacaccagtacaccagtacaccagtacaccagtacaccagtacaccagtacaccagtacaccagtacaccagtacaccctaaccctaaccctaaccagtacaccagtacaccagtacaccagtacaccagtacaccagtacaccagtacaccagtacaccagtacaccagtacaccagtacaccagtacaccagtacaccagtacaccagtacaccagtacaccctaaccctaaccctaaccctaaccctaaccagtacaccagtacaccagtacaccagtacaccagtacaccagtacaccagtacaccagtacaccagtacaccagtacaccagtacaccagtacaccagtacaccagtacaccagtacaccagtacaccagtacaccagtacaccagtacaccagtacaccagtacaccagtacaccagtacaccagtacaccagtacaccagtacaccagtacaccagtacaccagtacaccagtacaccagtacaccagtacaccagtacaccagtacaccagtacaccagtacaccctaaccctaaccctaaccctaaccctaaccctaaccctcaccctaaccctaaccctaaccagtacaccagtacaccagtacaccagtacaccagtacaccagtacaccagtacaccagtacaccagtacaccagtacaccagtacaccagtacaccagtacaccagtacaccagtacaccagtacaccagtacaccagtacaccagtacaccagtacaccagtacaccagtacaccagtacaccagtacaccagtacaccctaaccctaaccctaaccctaacgctaaccctcaccctaagCCTAACgctaaccagtacaccagtacaccagtacaccagtacaccagtacaccagtacaccagtacaccagtacaccagtacaccagtacaccagtacaccagtacaccagtacaccagtacaccagtacaccagtacagcagtacaccagtacaccagtacaccctaaccctagACCTCACCGTCGCCCTAACCGTAGCCCTAACCGTCACCGGAACCATCACGCTTACCAGAACACCggtacaccagtacaccagtacaccagtacagcAGTACACCGGTGCACCAGTACACCGGTACACCATCACGCTAACTCTGTCTCTAACCCTAACGGTAAACGAAGCGCTAACTTGAACCCTAGCGCGAGacctaaccagtacaccagtacaccagtacaccagtacaccagtacaccagtacaccagtacaccagtacaccagtacaccagtacaccagtacaccagtacaccagtacaccagtacaccagcacaccagtacaccagtacaccagtacaccagtacaccagtacaccagtacaccagtacaccagtacaccagtacaccagtacaccagtacaccagtacaccagtacaccctaacactcaccctaaccctcaccctaacactaaccctaaccctaaccctaaccctcaccctaacgctcaccctaaccctaaccctaactctaaccagtacaccagtacaccagtacaccagtaaACCATTACACAGTTACACCGTTACGCCtccgtcctgttggagagggtgtcgctgtgcaaggaatcagtggagaaaaaaaccctaacaCTAACactcaccctaaccctcaccctaaccctaacgagtacaccagtacacctGTACACCTGTACACGtgtacaccagtacacctGTACACCtgtacaccagtacacctGTACACCTGTACACCTGTACACCtgtacaccagtacaccagtacaccagtacaccagtacaccagtacaccagtacaccagtacaccagtacaccagtacaccagtacaccagtacaccagtacaccagtacaccagtacaccagtacaccagtacaccagtacaccagtacacccgtacacccgtacaccagtacaccagtacaccagtacaccagtacaccagtacaccagtacaccagtacaccagtacaccagtacaccgtcacgcccccgtcctgttggagagggtgtcgctgtgcaaggaatcagtggagaaaaaaaccctaaccctcaccctaaccctaaccctaaccctaaccctcaccctaaccagtacaccagtacaccagtacaccagtacaccagtacaccagtacaccagtacacccgtacacccgtacaccagtacaccagtacaccagtacaccagtacaccagtacaccagtacaccagtacaccgtcacgcccccgtcctgttggagagggtgtcgctgtgcaaggaatcagtggagaaaaaaaccctaaccctaaccctaaccctaaccctaaccctaaccctaaccctaaccctaaccctcaccctaaccctaaccctaaccctaaccctcaccctaaccctaaccctaaccctaaccctaaccctaaccctaaccctaaccctaaccctaaccctaaccctaaccctaaccctaaccctaaccctaaccctaaccctaaccctaaccctaaccctaaccctaaccctaaccctaaccctaaccctaaccctaaccctaaccctaaccagtacaccagtacaccagtacaccagtacaccagtacaccagtacaccagtacaccagtacaccagtacaccagtacaccagtacaccagtacaccagtacaccagtacaccagtacaccagtacaccagtacaccagtacaccagtacaccagtacaccgtcacgcccccgtcctgttggagagggtgtcgctgtgcaaggaatcagtggagaaaaaaaccctaaccctaaccctaaccctaaccctaaccctaaccctaaccctaaccctaaccctaaccctaaccctcaccctaaccctaaccagtacaccagtacaccagtacaccagtacaccagtacaccagtacaccctaaccctaaccctaaccctaaccctaaccctaaccctaaccctaaccctaaccctaaccctaaccctaaccctaaccctaaccctaaccctaaccctaaccctaaccctaaccctcaccctaaccagtacaccagtacaccagtacaccagtacaccagtacaccagtacaccagtacaccagtacaccagtacaccagtacaccagtacaccagtacaccagtacaccagtacaccagtacaccagtacaccagtacaccagtacaccagtacaccagtacaccagtacaccagtacaccagtacaccagtacacccgtacaccagtacaccagtacaccagtacaccagtacaccagtacaccagtacaccagtacaccagtacaccagtacaccagtacaccagtacaccagtacaccagtacaccagtacaccagtacaccagtacaccagtacaccagtacaccagtacaccagtacaccagtacaccagtacaccagtacaccagtacaccctaaccctcaccctaaccctaaccctaaccctaaccctaaccctaaccctaaccctaaccctaaccctaaccctaaccctaaccctaaccctcaccctaaccctcaccctaaccctaaccctaaccagtacaccagtacaccagtacaccagtacaccagtacaccagtacaccagtacaccagtacaccagtacaccagtacaccctaaccctcaccctaaccctaaccctaaccagtacaccagtacaccagtacaccagtacaccagtacaccagtacaccagtacaccagtacaccagtacaccagtacaccagtacaccagtacaccagtacaccagtacaccagtacaccagtacaccagtacaccctaaccctaaccctaaccctaaccctaaccctaaccctaaccctaaccctaaccctaaccctaaccctaaccctaaccctaaccctaaccctaaccctaaccctcaccctaaccctaaccctaaccctcaccctaaccctcaccctaaccctaaccagtacaccagtacaccagtacaccagtacaccagtacaccagtacaccagtacaccagtacaccagtacaccgtcacgcccccgtcctgttggagagggtgtcgctgtgcaaggaatcagtggagaaaaaaaccctaaccctaaccctaaccctaaccctaaccctaaccctaaccctaaccctaaccctaaccctaaccctaaccctaaccctaaccctaaccctaaccctaaccctaaccctaaccagtacaccagtacaccagtacaccagtacaccagtacaccagtacaccagtacaccagtacaccagtacaccagtacaccagtacaccagtacaccagtacaccagtacaccagtacaccagtacaccagtacaccagtacaccagtacaccagtacaccagtacaccagtacaccagtacaccagtacaccagtacaccagtacaccagtacaccagtacaccagtacaccagtacaccagtacaccagtacaccagtacaccagtacaccagtacaccagtacaccagtacaccagtacaccagtacaccagtacaccgtcacgcccccgtcctgttggagagggtgtcgctgtgcaaggaatcagtggagaaaaaaaccctaaccctaaccctaaccctgaCCCTGACCCTGACCCTGACCCTGACCCTGACCCTGACCCTGACCCTAACCCATCAGCAGCCCAGTAAGTGTACCCGCACAACCTTAAGCGTGAGGATCTTGGCGCAGATTGAAGGATGGGAAAGAGCGAGAGCAGTTGCAGGTGTTCGCGTGCTCAGGCAGCTCGGTCAGTCTTCGGTCGTGTTGTTTGGTGGGGGTTTGCTGTGCGGCATTGTCGGAGCTTTGGGATCTGTTGTTTCGCTTTAGTTTTCCCATATGGGGGTTTTTGTTAGGTTCAGTACGGGTGCCCTGTTTGTTCTATGTTGGTGGGATGTGATGCTGTCCCCCCCCCTGAGCAGCGGTGTCTGTGTTAGCTGTTGCGCCATCGCTTCACTCAAGGTGACGAGTCATAACGTCGTGTATCTTGTCTACAGCGTTTATCAGGCAGGAAAGCTGGGTCGGCAAGAATATGAGGGTCGCTGGTATATGACCGCCATGTCACGGATAGGTGCGCCCATCCCGCTGACGAATTCGCTGGTCCAATGGTGATACGGATGTCTTAGGAGGCGAGGCTTGTTAGCCGCAAATACCAACACCAGGGGGattgtgttgttgttttttgccctttctcttcgtcttttCGCACTGGCCACGAATGGCTATGGTACGTCTTGTCTAACCTCCAGCCTTTGTTTCAAGAAGCTGCGACATCAGTTGTCGAGTCTATCAGCTTCGTTGTGCACCTTTTCGGGTGAGTTTTCGTATTTGGACGCCGCCGAAGGTGTCTGTAAATGCAGTCGGGGCAATGCACTGGCAGCATATTCAGGTTTCACGTTTTAGTGGCGGACCGCTGAGAAACGCTCAAGCATccaatgtgtgtgtgtgtgtgtgtgtgtgtgttcaaGTGGATTTCATGAGGGCAGGGAACACAGAGTAGGGCACTGATTacgtgttgttgttgctttgATGTTGTCAAGGAAACAAAGTGCACAAAAGGGTTGCCACTGTTTGCACGCGATTTGGTTTTCTGGGAAGCTGTAGTGGTTGGCCGCTACGCTTTTCAGCCCTTAGCAAGCGAAAAGGCAAATATGATGTCTTCATTACGCTTCAGTACCCAGGTTTGCGTGCGATAAGTATAGGCGGCTTTGTTGGTGTGGGCGCTGTCTTCTAGATGCACCTTCTTTGTGATTTTCTTCTCTTTGCTCCGGGCTTCACAATATTCTTTGTGCCATGTTTGAAACCTGTGGCGCAGTTTCGAAAATGTACAGAGAGCAGCTGATTTCATTCTACGACCGCTACAATCCAGCATGCCTGGGTTCTGTTGATGAAATTTTGGAAATATTTGAAGGTCGCGAAGAAGAACTTTTTCGCGTATTGGCGGAAAAGTACGGAGCACAAGAACACCTTGCCGACTCACAGGGCAAAAGATGCGCTTTTTTGTCCTCTGGTGAGTCGGCCCATTGCCGGGGGAACTGTGATAGGTCGAACTTAGACAAGCTGAAGAACGTACGTAGCTCGCCATTGTGTGATGTTTGTCAGCGTCTTAGTGAAGCTCTGCGTGCGAAAAGTGAAGAAGTGAGGCAATTGGTGTCGAGGGTTAAAGCTATGGAAGGCCGGCTCAAAGAGTGCAATGTTATGGAcgcgtctgctgccgctcctgagCAAAGCGGACGAAGGACCTCAGAGCTAACCTGTGAAAATCGAGACCTGTCAGAGAAGCTTAGAAGCTGTGAAAAGGAGAACGCCAACCTGATTGCTAGGAATCGTGAACTTCGTAAAGAAGTGGTGGTGTTGCAGGCAGAAAATGAAGCTCTTCGTCGACAGAAGAGGATGGACGAGGATACTTTAGAGCATCTGCGAGAGCTGCTTCGTGAAAGTGAACGGAAAGAGCGCCATCTCCTGGTGACGGTGGCTGCGAGGGAGCTGGAAGCCGGGCCGCCGTTGCACGAAAGCGAATTTGAGGAGATTATTCGCAGCAGCCAACAGCAGTTGACGGCCTTTTACGAGGAGAAGATGTGTGCTATGCAAGCCGAGATGGATCGTTTCTACGCTCACGCATCGGCGTGTATCCAAGAGAAGGATGCCATCATTGCAGCGTTGAAGGAAGAAGAAATGTAGAGACAACGGTCTGTGTGGTACATTAGTGGTGTTGGGGTTTTTTATTTGCTGATTATCTCTGTGCCGGAGGCAGATAGTGAACATTTCAAGAAGCGAATCGTGAACGATACAAAGGACTTTCAGCCTTCTTGTCAAGGAACGGATGGACATCGtctgttttgttttccgCTGTGTCTTAAAGCAATTTTTGCTGGTACTCGTCCCCTCTCTGTGAGAGACAGCGTTATCATCTGCCGTCGCGCTAGTAAGGCTTTCTGCCTACGTTACTCATGTGTTTTCTCAGTGATAGCTTTACTTATTATTGgatcttttttttctttcatCTACCTTGAAGTAAAGTGGTGTGAAGTAAATGCGGCAACGAAGAAGTGCACTTGCAGCCGAGGCGGAGCCGCCGGTCGTGCGCACGGCAATTTCACGGCACATCGCAAATGTCGACATGTTCCCGAAACCGAAGGAAGATTATCAGCGCGAGCAAACGAGGTGGGGCGCTCTTCTTAGCGTTTTCACTGTGTTTTTTGTGATTTTTCTCGTGTTGTGGGAAGGCGCCGCATACCTAAGAGGGCGCGACGCGTATGATACAGATGTTTCTCTCGACAAAGGACTTTCAGAGGATATGCCGGTGCATTTCGACGTACTTTTCCCGTTCATGCCTTGCAATCGTCTTAGCATTGACGTTGTTGACACAACGGGGATGGCAAAGTTCAACTATACAGGCAGGCTACACAAACTTCCCACCGCGCTTGACGGAGAAGTCGTGTACAAAGGAAGCCTGAAGGATCTCGACAATGAAATGGAGACGAGGGAAGGGCGCGCTGGCAAAAAGTGCCGCCCGTGCCCACCATCTGCCTTTGATGGAGTACCCGCAGaggtgcgcagcgcagccgagTTGAAGTGCTGCGACACCTGCGAGAGCGTCTTGGACTTGTACAAGGAGCTGGGAAAGGGTATTCCAGGCACTGAGTACATTCCGCAGTGCCTGGAGCAGTTGTACCAACGAGCGAGCGGGTGCACCGTGATGGGCTCTCTCGACTTGAAAAAGGTTCCTGTCACAGTCATTTTCGGTCCCCGACGTACCGGCCATTTTTACTCGCTTAAGGATGTGATTCGATTGGATACCTCTCATTTCATCAGAAAACTACGCATCGGGGATGAGACTGTGGAGCGGTTTTCAAAGAATGGTGTGGCTGAGCCGCTTTCTGGTCACAAGTCGTCTTCGAAGACTTACTCGGAGACACGTTACTTAGTGAAGGTGGTTCCCACAACTTACAGAAAAACGAAGACGAAAAACGCAAAGGCTTCCACCTATGAGTATAGTGCCCAGTGGAGCAGGCGGACGATTGTGGTGGGTTTCGCTGGAGCGGTCCCTGCTGTGCTGTTCGAGTTTGAGCCTGCCCCTATTCAGGTGAACAATGTGTTCGAGCGACAGCCTTTTTCGCACTTCCTGGTGCAGCTCTGCGGTATCGTAGGTGGATTGTTTGTTGTTCTGGGATTTATCGACAATGTTGTCGACTGGGTTGGCGCTTTCGGGAAGTGGCAGCGGTAGATAAgttgtttttcttctccgTCCGCTCTATATGGGGCGCGAAATCACAATAGAACAATCTGAGGCTGTTGAATGCTCTGCTACGACTGTCCTACTCAAACAAATGAGGAGTATATGTTTTGCGTTTTTTGTCGCCTGAAAAGGTCTCAGCATTGTGAGTCCAGTTAACTGGTGCTTGGCAATATTAGAGTAGGAAAGAGATCGACAGCATATGGCTACTGTGAAGGCAGGCAGTACCAGACTGCTTTTTTTGCCGATTTTGCCCTCTATGACGTtgctgctttttcttttccgtctACCTTTCCATGCGCTGcacttgttttttttttctgccaACTCTCTATCATAGCAGGGGTTTGGGGGTGTCCGCATATAAGTGGTTTGCTGCCAGTCTCTcaaggaagaaaaaagaacaCGTTTCTGGCTACTGGCACAGCAGGATTGTAGTGCACGAGGAGCGGCCCAATCGTAAGTCAGTGTAGCACTGTTAGTAGGGTCGGTTTCGGATACCTGTAAAGTCCATGTTCCGCTCTCGTTTTCTTGGCTGCGCTCTCAGCGGTGCAGCGAAGGTAccggagcagctgccggaTTGGGCAATCGAAAAGCGCACGTACCTGAGCTTGGCACTTGACCGATGGGCGCTGAAAGTGCAGCGCTTGGCGACAAAGTTGATCGCTGTCAGCGATCGTATGATGGGCGTGCAGCCGAAGGAGGAGCTTTATCGCATTCCGCGTCTCTTGAAGGTGAGCGGGAAGCGGCCGACGGTTATGGATAACTGTTTCATTGCGCCAAGTGCTATAGTTACCGGCGATGTTCATGTGGGACGAAAGAATTATATCGGCTACAACGCCATTATCCGGGctgaaaagggggagagcaTTCACCTCGGCGAAAGCTGCAACGTGCAGGAGAAGGCAATAGTCACCGGAAACACAACGGTGGGCAAGTGGACTACGATTGAGCCCATGGCCATCGTTGAGTCTGCTGATATTGCGTCGTGCTCGTTTGTGGGAGCCAGCGCGATCGTCATGAAAGGTAGTAGTATCGAGTCCGGTGCCATGTTGTGCGCCGCGAGCGTCTTGCAGTCTGGCGCGATTATCCCTTCCGGTGAGATGTGGGCCGGCAACCCGGCCCAGAAAGTGGCCGACCTCacggagaaggaaaaggatgCCATTATCAAGGCGGCCAAGCACTCTGTCCTGCTCGCTATCGAGCACCACGACTCGTGGGAGCTTACCTGGGAGGAAATCGAGGACCAACGCGACGCTCGAGAGCTGTTTGCGCGGTACGCCGAAGGCAACCGGGAGCTGCGTATTAAGGCCATGTACATCAAGGAGCCGCCGCGACCGAACCGAAAGAAGATGGGTCGCCGCACACCACACGAGCTggtcgacggcagcgagaaCGCTCCCGCGCTGGCTGAGAGTATTCACCAGGGCTACTAAAGTTCAGTGCTGTAGACTGCAATGTCGAAAGACAAAATGATGACTCGAGCCCACTATCGTGAGGGTATGCCGCCGACTCTGCTCTCTCAAGATGTACTATTTTTGCTTTTCTACGCTCGCGCCACAACAGAAAGAGGCGAATGCCTGTCGTGATGATAGTGTCGTTCttgaatgtgtgtgtgtgtgtattgtTGTTCTCTGCCGCATTACAGCTTATGCAGCTGTGGTTTCTGCAATTGTTCTCGGAGAagtatttttttttctctgtaGGATGgactgttttttttttctgctccGATTTGGGAGCTGAGAAGGGTATCGTAGAAAGACACCATCCACAAACAAAAGAGATTGACAGTTATCGAGTCtttcttattttttttttgctttgcAGGCTGAGCAAGGTGCTCCGTCTATGCTGGCAATAAATGCTGAAGCCACTCCctggcgcagacgcacatGAAATCCTGCCGGAGCTCTTGCTGAATGCACGAGCCAGCTCGTGTGCGCTTACCCATGCCTTTTTGAAATCGCCATCGTCGTTTTGTCTTCTTCCTGTGACTTTTCATTTGTCTCACGCCATCTGGCGCCACCATTGATGCACAGTACCCTGGGACTATTTGGAGTATCTGGCTGTTTTGATTACACTTCCCACTGCTTTCCGGCTATACAAGAACCAAGGCAGATGGACCCCATCATATCCTGCGATAACATTCACAAGACGTacctcctcggcgtcgaGGGTGTACCGGCGCTGCGTGGCGTGGATGTGGACATAAACCCTGGCGAACTTCTCGTGGTGTACGGCACGAGCGGCGGTGGTAAGAGCACGCTCCTCAACGTTCTCGGGACAATTGACACCCCGACAAAGGGAAATATGTTTCTTTTTGGAAAACGTGTGACGGATCAAACGCCAGACTCAGAGCTagcagcgatgcgctgcaAGCGCATCGGGTTTGTCTTTCAGTCGTTCAACCTGATCTCCACCATGGATGCACTGGGCAATGTGTCGCTGCCGATGATGATCAAAGGTTCGCTATCAGCGTCGGACATCAAAAAGCGTGCCACCGCACTCCTCGAGGAGGTTGGTCTCGGGCATAGGCTGCACCACTTTCCATCAATGCTCTCTGGtggtgagcagcagcgcgtgacGATTGCCCGGGCTCTTGCCAATGAGCCGGAGATCTTGTTTCTCGATGAGCCTACAGGTGACCTGGACACAAAGAATACTCTCATCATCATGAACATTCTTATGCGGCTGAACCGTGAGCATGGTCTCacgatggtgatggtgacTCATGATGTGTACATGAAACAGTACGCCCATCGCGTCATTTACATCCGCGATGGCAAGGTGAGCACCACCGAAACTGTCCACAGTAATGTTCGCGAACGAGCTTGGAATGAGCTGCAGAAGTCCCTGCGCAAGGCAAGCACCGGGACAGGGGAACAGAAGACACCTACCAGCGAGCAGCGCACCCCTCAGGACTACGCCACATTCTCAGCGCAAGGTCCGCTGAATCTGGATGAGGACCCAGAAATGCAGCAG from Leishmania infantum JPCM5 genome chromosome 11 includes:
- the putative ABCH1 gene encoding ATP-binding cassette protein subfamily H, member 1, whose amino-acid sequence is MDPIISCDNIHKTYLLGVEGVPALRGVDVDINPGELLVVYGTSGGGKSTLLNVLGTIDTPTKGNMFLFGKRVTDQTPDSELAAMRCKRIGFVFQSFNLISTMDALGNVSLPMMIKGSLSASDIKKRATALLEEVGLGHRLHHFPSMLSGGEQQRVTIARALANEPEILFLDEPTGDLDTKNTLIIMNILMRLNREHGLTMVMVTHDVYMKQYAHRVIYIRDGKVSTTETVHSNVRERAWNELQKSLRKASTGTGEQKTPTSEQRTPQDYATFSAQGPLNLDEDPEMQQVVDVLFGPQQGRV